A genomic region of Phycisphaerae bacterium contains the following coding sequences:
- a CDS encoding GIY-YIG nuclease family protein — MKIIYRITYPNGKIYVGKDLTDSINYFGSADGRLIEADFTREQRRDFTIRKQILWESQTASDEEVNAKEIEFIRALRSNDPAVGYNRWPRFMPAR; from the coding sequence ATGAAAATCATCTACAGAATCACGTATCCGAACGGGAAGATCTACGTCGGCAAGGATCTGACCGACAGCATCAACTACTTCGGAAGCGCCGATGGCAGGCTGATTGAGGCGGACTTCACGCGGGAGCAGCGGCGGGATTTCACGATCCGCAAGCAGATACTGTGGGAGTCGCAGACCGCCTCCGACGAAGAGGTCAACGCCAAAGAAATAGAGTTCATCCGTGCGCTGCGTTCAAACGATCCTGCCGTCGGGTACAACCGCTGGCCCAGATTCATGCCGGCCAGGTGA